The Seriola aureovittata isolate HTS-2021-v1 ecotype China chromosome 16, ASM2101889v1, whole genome shotgun sequence genomic interval tatttctgtaactttccaaaacagatgaactgatatAAACACCCACCTCACTAGTCAGTGATTAGTCATTTTCTGTGGCTTTGTGGTTTTCTCTTTCTGAGCTCAATGACTTTCAGGCAAACACTATTAATGGTCACTTCACACTGAGGCTTTGGCCCCTCTGACTTGGCATGAGCCCTCTAGGCCTGGTCAGTAATCCGTCCATGATTGcactctttttcatttgttactcATCTATTTGTGTCACTTTTCTTGTTAACCAACAAGTAAAACAGTATGAATGGCTTGCAGGAGACAATGTCTGCTTCTCAAGGAAGCACCGTAGTCTGTCGcttaaatggttaaaataagAGCCATGCTTCCAAAACAAGGTCATGGTTTAGGTGGTGGATGTGATAACTGATTTTGTTTGCACAGTGCATGTAAATGCAATGACTTAAGCAGATATTCTGGTGATATACTTCTgatcacatacagtaaacagtatattcattattttaattccTTTTTACAGAGACGTCAAAACCTGCTGAGTCACCATATTGCCTGATCAGTGCCAATGGGAACAATACAGGTCAGTTTAATCATTAGCTCCTTATTTTGGCTTCATAAGTGTTACTTATGAGCAGTAATGTCATAAACACTGGAACAGTCTTTTGTACATGTAATGTCTCCCTatgcagaaatgtaatatatgacttATATGtcctatatcaagagtgatgttgccacaggtttaatttttacatatgtgcttttattttatatgtatatactgtatatgtcaatatgtaaattcaatatatacacatgtataatAGTTGCATATGGATCTTGTTCATATTGCCacttgaattttaaaatgagagttaacagaaacaaaacaatctctatcacacagacactgaatgAGTAACAGATGTTCGCCTAATATTTTTAATCCAGATTAAAATTCGTATGTAATACATGTGCGTATTACATACATGTATTACATGTATgtaatacacacatttacataaatgtttttcttgatCCACAGGTTCGTCACAGCTGACCAGTAACTACTATAGTTCACTGGAGAAACCCAAAGTGGTCAAAAATGAATATGattagtgtttttatatttacttgtaGTTAAATGTTATAAAGGGGCCcttacaaaaaatataaaataaaaaaataaaaaaatcactcaaCTTCTTACATATGAATTTTAAGATAAATATCATTTGCATTGGTTCACATGTTGAATCAGAACACaatatgtgaaatgtgtttattcatatgggaaaaaaaacacatttacatttcatgatTTTCCTTGAACCACTGTATGAAGGTCAATAATGGATTAATTTGGCCACGTTGCCATATGTCCATGTAATGATGCTATCAatggtttttaaatgttgatcAGTTGATAGAAATATGTCCATGtatgtacaaaatgttttttgatcATGTTTTTGTATAATTCTAAATAAGCTTCTTGATATATTTCTTTTACAAATAAATTGTCTTATGTGACTATGAACCGACTGTGTGgctaacattttttttgatgGTTCAAATCCCTAAATATAGCCTATGTTTTGTGGGGGCTACGACCAAATGAGGAAGAAATTCATTGTTCTAGTTCCAAGTTCTAGTTACTCAGTTCCCAGtcacctcacacactcctctgtgGGTGCTTTTGCAGAATTAGGTTCTGCAGTTAATGTAAAATTCCCTGTTTATTACAAATCATGAGATCAAGTAACTTCAGAAAGCAGAGGGTGTTCTAACCTTGCCAAATCAGATGagtcagaaaatgtatttattattagtttaaTACACAGACACTGGAGGTCCagggttagcctagcttagcataaggactggaagcagagggaaaccaTTCCAGGACTCTAAAGCTGTCTCATCTACATCTTGTATTGTTTATTGTAGCACCACTAAACAAACCACTAATGTATTACTACTATTACCAGAGACTATGGTGTCACTGGGCAAAACAACAAAGGTGGGTAATTAGAAATTTCTGAAACTCTTCTTTTAACATAAAAAGGGACTACTTTTCTGTTGTTAGTTTATGTACAATATATGATAACCCAGTCTGTGCTTCATGAGTAAAAATGTTTGGTCATGGTAGCGATTTTCACATTAATGATTATGATGGAGTCACAGAAAAAGAACATATcccataataatataataaaaattttaaaaaacgccTTACCTCatagacattaaaaaacagTGGTGCAATCATGATAGAGAGAATagagataaaagataaaatgaaaaccttCAAATTAAGAAgttctctcacttcctctccacTCACGCAACCCTTCACACCAATGTCTCAAGCGTTGCCTAAATCCTTCCCTGTTACTATTTCTGTGCATTattaacagagaaacagagttcatttctttttttttttgtttgtgtgtaagtcAATGACCTCACAGGCTGGATTGCATCACCCCTTTTATTTGTGCTCTGCTAGCAGTGGGAaaagttaataaagttaaatagGCCCTAAAATAACTGTGCAAttactgtttttctctctaGCTGTTTCATACTCAAACATATTCACTTCATACTCAAACATATTCACTTCCTGGGGCACTAAgattctgactgactgacttttgaCCCTCAGTGATTCACCTACGGGACTGTGGGCGGTgagggatgtcacaggaaaagtaataaagcatttccttaatttcatattttttaataggcattaaaaattgTAATTGTGAAAAGAATTCATGGATAAACTATGAATCCATTTATAAATacttaagatttaaaaatgggtTGATAAAAATAGCATAAAACACTGACTAGGCTAAATAAAttgcacatatacatatataggataagaggttggggtggatggatggatcacCAGAAGTCTGTcctctcatccatctctctATCGTCACGACAACATCAGATAAAGCAGAATGCAAATGAGAATAAAGGTGGAATAAAGGTTTAATGCCTTAGTGTGACAAATACTGACACTAGTATCCATCCACCTGTCGTGACGAGGAGCCGTTAAGTGGCAACTAATGGTCGTGTGAGACAGCATCAGTCTCTTCAGAGAGTGCCCCTTAACAACAACAGCGCCCTCCAGTGAGCATAGTAATACTGAGGGATTTAAAGCAGGTTGAGGTGGACTTTAACAGGGCAAACTATTTTGTTGGTCAGTTTGTGGTCAcggttaaaagaaacaacaatgaCTGTCAGCCATTTAAAGTGTCACCTTAAATAATGACTTCAATACTACAAACCTGTACAACTGTTATTGTTACAAGCAGCACAGACCGAACAACACGTCGCACACTTCACTTTATAAGCCGCTAACACATTAATTGTCCGTGTGTCTGATTTCACAAGAACGTTGCGCAACACTTGTGGTTTACTGGTGGGGTTTGACACAGTTTAAAGGTTTGTTCTAATCACAGACACAACATTAAATCAATGATTTAAAATCTCCAGCTCTGATATAATGTTTACGAATACTTTAATATCACATACATATTAGAATACTGTCTTTGATCACAAAAGGTCACTGAGCTGAGATGCATTGAGAAAGAGGCTTTTTCTTTAGAAACATGACCATgcagtttcctgttttcagcATAGAAAATGTGGTTGGACATTATTCAGTGTACTGAATTATTTCAGTCTGTGTCAGGATGATGGTGAAGATCGACAGCTGCCTGTTCGCCTTCGTTCTGGGCTTTAATGTCACCGCAGGTAAGAATTTTTAACCTTaatctgttactgtgtgtattCATTTATCTCTCCTGTCCTAATacttttataatttaatattaatgttttttaaggTCGTATTAAATGTATGTTCTATACTTTTGACAGTTTAATGTTCCAACTCAGTAAGTAGATGACATGTGCTTGAAACATTTGGAAAACTTTCTTTACTGttacaaatacagtatgtataaaTGTTTGCTCAGGACCTACATTGTTAAATCACACCATTTTCATCCCATACATATCCcatacatacacagtatatatacagtctTTACTTCTTTATATTTAAAGGTCACATTCTCTGTACTtattggctgttttctgagtgatctaatgAAAATATACCAGATTTCACGTAAAcgctcagagaaacaaaatcttGCGAGGTTGGATAATGGGTCGAGGtggtcctgacggctggttttgaggctcagtgcatttctctgtggactgagcgctttgatactttggcaatattaatatagaacagagacctgctttataatcaaacaacacatggaaatctaccttcaTACAATATGGGATCTTTTAATATTATGCTTGTTCAGTTTCTTCTTACTGAGAATCTTGTATCATTGGGGATGGGAAGGAGGGTTTTGTAAGTTTGTTCTGTTTATCTAGAATTAACAAAAGCCATCCATCTTAAATGGATCGTTATCTGAGTTCTGAAAAATTGCCTATTTTGCAGAAATAATCTATCGAGAAGCTGTGGAGAAGAACACGGTATCTCTACCTTGTCCGCACCCTGTGGCTGGTAATGTGACGTGGAGCAGACAGTTAACTAATGGAAGTAAAGTTAACTTAATTGAAGTTATTGGTGGAAGGGAGAACAAACTCACGGACCCGGGCAAACGATACAGTTCATTGGCAGATAAATTTAAGTCACTGGTCATTACTCGCCCTGGTGTCTCAGACAGTGGAACATACTTCTGTAACACTGAAACTGTGGAACTGACGGTGATCCCACAAGGTAACATCagactgtgttttctcttcttgtttcaAAATCATGTCTCTGtgataaacagaaacagaaatgtaatatatgacatatatgtctctATATCAAGATTGATGTTTCCATATATACCATATATACATCCTCCGTATATATGATGTAAGATATAAGTTTATGACATATATGACATACTCAttgtaaaatgtatatatgtacatatttttaaatggTATAACACATTGCGAGCAAATTTGTTAATgatatattcaatatatatatatatatatatatatgctaggttattaaaacaatatgcaTATAAAAattgtatatattatgtttttcttattaatttcaatgtctacaatataagcatacataacCATACATAattgtatgggctagacatatactgtatgtcaatacattcaatatatgtacattacATTTGCAAATGGGACAAAGAATATAAACAAGTCATTTCATTGATAGTAATGTTAAATTACCTTTTACCTACTTATCCTTCATGTGACATCACCAATTATATTTACTTCTGTAAACAATAAACCAGTTTGGTTTTTACTCACTCTGGATATTTATTGTGTACAGCAACAGATGAAAAGAATGCTACAATAGGAACCAGCATCACTCTGAAATGTCCTGATGACACTGGGTCACATCGTCCAACATGGGTCAGACGAATCAACGGAATGAACATCACTGTTTACAGCCAAAATAAGACAGAAGGGCTCCAATATTCCACTGAGAACAAGATGCTGACTCTAACAAACGTGCAGCTGAATCACTCTGGACTGTACTACTGCGAGGGAAAACCGGTTGTTTACCTGAATGTGACCAAAGATGAGAGATTTGAGAGAGGTGAGAGATACAAAGTGGAGAACAGAACACAATTGTATgaccagagctgctgctgcagccaaaagTTCTCTGTCCAATATGATTTGAGAAACCACTGAAAACACGTGCTCAGACAGCTGTGGTTATCGTACGAGAAATACTAATTGCTTTCACTTACCTTAGTTGGTCATGTAATGTTGTTCATCTCTTCGATATTCAGTTTCCATGGTGTTATCTACACCGCT includes:
- the LOC130183927 gene encoding uncharacterized protein LOC130183927, whose protein sequence is MMVKIDSCLFAFVLGFNVTAEIIYREAVEKNTVSLPCPHPVAGNVTWSRQLTNGSKVNLIEVIGGRENKLTDPGKRYSSLADKFKSLVITRPGVSDSGTYFCNTETVELTVIPQATDEKNATIGTSITLKCPDDTGSHRPTWVRRINGMNITVYSQNKTEGLQYSTENKMLTLTNVQLNHSGLYYCEGKPVVYLNVTKDERFERASHKLFLLVLGVVLPLALTVFIILFLFRRFRFRTQGE